A single window of Pseudoduganella plicata DNA harbors:
- a CDS encoding cellulase family glycosylhydrolase, translated as MKNHLKPILLAGAMLCFVAGSALAALDCASAASDPDGDGWGWENGMSCQVVFKGFRVAGAVLNDAKGNAFVARGVNNPHAWFDAQAYNVLDNLAARRTNLVRVVWTMGGSAARLDQILTAIEARKMVSIVELHDGTGNNDAALLQRMADYWVRSDVLAVLKKHERTSMINIANEWGDAGKTPLQWRDDYKGPITTLRNAGLTTTLVIDNPDYGGNPNGGLWYGHDLLEHDPRHNLLFSVHMYGTFNNPDDIYNAMRDYRSNGLPLLIGEFGYDYNNGANNLNSRVDAPRLMQWAQQFGVGTVAWSTAGNDGPNAWLDLLSGWSGTTSWGNLVWYSQYGIYNTAKRASVY; from the coding sequence ATGAAAAACCATTTGAAACCGATTCTGCTCGCAGGCGCGATGCTGTGCTTCGTGGCGGGCAGCGCGCTGGCGGCGCTCGATTGCGCAAGCGCGGCGTCGGATCCCGATGGCGACGGCTGGGGCTGGGAAAACGGCATGTCGTGCCAGGTGGTGTTCAAGGGATTCCGCGTGGCGGGTGCCGTGTTGAACGATGCGAAAGGCAATGCCTTCGTCGCGCGCGGCGTCAACAATCCCCATGCGTGGTTCGATGCGCAGGCCTACAACGTGCTGGACAATCTGGCCGCGCGCCGCACGAACCTGGTCCGCGTCGTCTGGACAATGGGCGGCAGCGCAGCGCGGCTTGATCAGATCCTGACCGCCATCGAAGCCCGCAAGATGGTGTCCATTGTCGAGCTGCACGACGGCACCGGCAACAACGACGCCGCGCTGCTGCAGCGGATGGCCGACTACTGGGTGCGCAGCGACGTCCTCGCCGTGCTGAAAAAGCACGAACGCACGTCGATGATTAATATCGCCAACGAGTGGGGCGATGCGGGCAAGACGCCGCTGCAGTGGCGCGACGATTACAAGGGGCCCATCACGACGCTGCGCAACGCGGGCCTGACGACGACGCTCGTCATCGACAATCCCGACTACGGCGGCAATCCGAACGGGGGCCTGTGGTACGGCCACGACCTGCTGGAGCACGATCCGCGCCACAATCTGCTGTTTTCGGTCCACATGTACGGCACGTTCAACAACCCGGACGACATCTACAACGCCATGCGTGATTACCGCAGCAACGGGTTGCCGCTGCTGATCGGCGAGTTCGGCTACGACTACAACAACGGCGCCAACAACCTGAACTCCCGCGTCGATGCGCCGCGGCTGATGCAGTGGGCGCAGCAGTTTGGCGTCGGCACGGTGGCGTGGTCGACGGCCGGCAACGACGGCCCCAACGCGTGGCTCGACCTCCTGAGCGGCTGGTCGGGCACCACGAGCTGGGGCAACCTGGTGTGGTACAGCCAGTACGGCATCTACAACACGGCAAAGCGGGCATCAGTTTACTGA
- a CDS encoding tetratricopeptide repeat protein, with amino-acid sequence MTVASIPSVASQPPDPIHAQIADLCKQGDNLAATGQLEPAKQHYLAALRLLPAEHRDWQAATWIYSALGNVHFRLEKYEKALKSFQNAVQCPGGPGNPYIHLRLGQLYFERHQLDNAADELTRANMGGGIDIFMEDDPRYLAFLETRISPR; translated from the coding sequence ATGACAGTGGCTTCTATACCCAGCGTTGCATCCCAGCCCCCCGACCCCATCCACGCCCAGATCGCCGATCTGTGCAAGCAGGGCGACAACCTCGCCGCAACCGGTCAGCTCGAACCGGCCAAGCAGCACTACCTCGCGGCACTCCGATTGCTGCCCGCCGAGCACCGCGACTGGCAGGCGGCGACGTGGATCTACAGCGCGCTGGGGAATGTGCACTTCCGGCTGGAGAAGTACGAGAAGGCGTTGAAGTCTTTTCAGAACGCCGTACAGTGCCCGGGAGGCCCGGGCAATCCATATATCCACCTCCGTCTGGGGCAGCTGTATTTCGAGCGCCATCAACTCGACAATGCGGCCGATGAGCTCACGCGGGCGAATATGGGCGGCGGCATCGATATCTTCATGGAAGACGATCCCCGCTATCTCGCCTTTCTCGAGACCCGGATTTCGCCGCGGTGA
- a CDS encoding PAAR domain-containing protein, with amino-acid sequence MSWLLKGLLIGAAIAVTGVLIAGTGGLAAVAIVGGAAAMGAGLGEAMSTMSFAPKEVTGAIATTGSTDVFINGLAAARAHIDMALCSKHPGPPIPIATGSGQVYINGQPAARVDDKTGCGGSITKASGNVYIGGGTQQTDTINPENLVPGWVHASLLIVGVGSAIVLAGPVVAVGGLIGAFAGGYGGGWLGGKVFGEGSDGQKWSAIAGSFLGGFLGAKAAPKIPWTRQGAASRTDVVAQNGGTGGSRYPRTEGLGTHSSMAEMKATGALPGEHGVIITDRTVRFGDVYELGTLGGRKIEFALVTERIDGAIVKKLYSGDGWSSPVPRDARLIGHVHPNDNSMKLWPSTQDMNMVNARYFRELSQNPDARPAPTRIFWGAGDTDNTIFYPGFNKDPIPVKGR; translated from the coding sequence ATGAGCTGGCTACTCAAGGGCCTGCTGATCGGCGCCGCCATTGCGGTGACAGGCGTGCTGATCGCCGGCACGGGCGGCCTGGCGGCTGTCGCCATTGTCGGGGGCGCCGCGGCGATGGGTGCCGGGCTGGGCGAGGCGATGAGCACGATGAGCTTCGCGCCGAAAGAAGTGACGGGCGCCATCGCGACGACGGGCTCGACGGATGTGTTCATCAACGGCCTGGCGGCCGCCCGGGCGCACATCGACATGGCGCTGTGCTCCAAGCACCCGGGCCCGCCGATCCCGATCGCCACGGGCAGCGGCCAGGTCTACATCAACGGCCAACCCGCCGCCCGGGTGGACGACAAGACCGGCTGCGGCGGATCGATCACTAAAGCATCGGGTAACGTCTATATTGGCGGCGGGACGCAGCAGACTGACACGATCAACCCGGAAAACTTGGTGCCCGGATGGGTGCATGCATCGTTGCTGATCGTTGGTGTAGGCTCGGCGATCGTGCTGGCCGGGCCCGTCGTCGCCGTCGGTGGCCTCATTGGCGCCTTTGCCGGCGGGTATGGTGGCGGCTGGCTGGGTGGGAAGGTATTCGGTGAAGGCAGCGATGGCCAGAAATGGTCGGCTATCGCCGGCAGCTTCCTGGGCGGATTTTTGGGGGCCAAGGCGGCGCCGAAAATCCCGTGGACGCGACAGGGCGCGGCGAGCAGAACGGATGTGGTCGCTCAGAATGGCGGAACTGGGGGCTCAAGATACCCTCGTACGGAAGGGCTTGGAACGCACAGCAGTATGGCCGAGATGAAGGCAACGGGGGCGCTTCCTGGGGAGCATGGCGTTATCATTACTGATCGGACAGTGCGATTTGGCGATGTCTACGAGTTGGGAACCTTAGGTGGACGCAAAATAGAGTTTGCGCTGGTCACTGAACGTATTGACGGCGCGATTGTGAAGAAGCTGTACAGCGGGGATGGCTGGTCGAGCCCGGTTCCGCGGGATGCTCGTTTGATAGGTCACGTTCATCCTAATGACAACTCCATGAAGCTTTGGCCGTCTACGCAAGATATGAATATGGTCAATGCTCGTTACTTCAGGGAACTAAGCCAGAATCCAGACGCCAGGCCGGCACCTACGAGGATTTTCTGGGGGGCCGGCGATACTGACAATACGATTTTTTATCCGGGTTTCAATAAAGATCCTATACCCGTGAAAGGACGATAG